GAGCCTGAGGAGCAGAAAAAGGACACAGCCTGTGGGGACAAAATTCCAGAAGTGGTGCTAGGACCAGAGGCAGAGACAAGGGAGTGAAGGAAGATGCCATGGAACCTGCACCAGATTCTGGGGCTCCTATGCGAAGAAGCAAGACCAGGCCCTGTGGGCAGAAACCAAACTCGAGAAAGGCAGAGCGCAAGAAAAGGTGAAGCAAGGTGAGACCCCGGGACGGAGAAAGATCAAGGAGCGACTGGTTACCCAAGGGCTGGAGCCAAGCCTCAGCGACGGGCTCGGAACCAGGGAGCAGCGACGGGGACAGGACGGGGTGGGGAGGAACCTAGGCTAGAGGTGGGGCGGGGCTGCACAATATTACCCGCCCCCTCTACACACACAGAACGTTATCCTGGGGGCAAAACAGCAAGATGGGAAGGGAACTACACAGGATACAGAGCCAGGTCCCGGAGGCCTCAAGGACCACCCCCAGGGCGCAGAGTCAGGCGGGGTTACGGCTAAGCTCGCGGTCCCTGATCTTGCTCAGGCTCAGTCCCCGGCACGCCGCGGATGTCGGGCAGCAGGCGGCAGCCGGCCACGATGTCCAGGCGCTCGGCCAGCGTGCAGAGGTCTCCCCGCGCCAGGCGCACGCTGTGGGCGGCCGCCAACCCTGCCGCCTGGGCGGCCGCAAGTCTACTGGCCAGGGCGGCCACATCGCGGCCGGCGCGGCGGTACACGCCGCTCACCGCGGCCGCCACGTCGTGGTCCAGCCGCGCCTGGCTCTCGGCCAGCCGGAGCTGCAGCAGCGTGCGCGCGGGGGCTGGCGCCGGCGTCTCCTCGGTCCCCCAGGTCTCCCCGGCCCTTTCCCGCTGCACCACGAGCGGAGGCAGGTCCCCCGGCGCGGCCTTCGGCTCCGAGTCCGAGTCGGTCTCCGCGGCCTCCCCGGCCACCCGCAGCCCCGTAGGGCGGCCGCGCGTCGGGCCCGAGGGGCCCAGGTacagctcctcctcctccgacGAGGACGCTGAGAGCTCCGAATCCGTCTCGGCCGCCTCCCCCGGCACCACCGTCTCGGGCCTCCGCGGCGGCCTCCGCCGACGACCCTGGGACGCCATGGGGCCGAACTAGGGAGAAGAGGGGCGAAGGGACGGCATGAGAGGCACCTGGCGGTGGTTTAAGAGTGCAGGTTCTGGATTCCCACCCCTTTCACTGACTAGCTTAGCGATTTTTGGCGATCTGCTTcccctgcctgggcctcagtttcctcttctgtaaacgGGCTCGTCATCCCTGCTGCCAGAGATAATGAGAGCTACTGGACCCCACCATCTTTGTGTCCTGACAGGGAAACCGAGGACCAGATGGATGAAGGCTCGGAGGCCCGAGCTTCCAGAGTCGTAAACCTAGCTCTTTCCGATTTTGCCTCCTAGAGGCCACACCCTCCAACCTGTCCTCCAAGCCGGTGTGAGATCCGGAAGCACAAGAGCTGCCGAGCGGCTCAGGGACCAGCGCCAGGGTCACAAAAAGAAGGACAACCCAGGGGGACTTTGAAGGGGGTGGGTAGCGTACACTAGTGGGGGCGCGGGGAAGCGCCGACACCGAAGGCCATACCTGATTACcgaagctcggagcctggaagaTCCGCTACGCAGCCCAAGTGCCCCGCCTTCACCGAGGGAGCCCCAACCAATAGGGAAGCGGATAGAGCGGGCATGGCGGCCAAACACGTGGGCCACTCGCCTACCAACCAGGAAGCAAACCCTCAAAACCAGCGGCAGGCGGGTACAAAGCCACGTGAGGAGAGGTACGACCAATAGGAAGTCGGCTGGGCTGGCGCTTCCGGGTTGTGCTGCGCGGCGAGtggacaaataaaaattttttcaaacgAGGTTTGCCGCCTGCAACGAGTGATTCGGCCAATGGCGATGCCCGAAAACCCGGAAACCGACAGGAGACGAAGAGAAGGGCGGAGATGCTGTCACGTGCGACCAATGAGAATAGGCCCTCCCTCTAAGTGCCCCGGGTTCACGCGCGCACCATGTGAGCCCGGAAGGCGGGGTTTAGGCCGCAGCACCGAGGGAGGTGGGAGTAGGCGGGCTCGCGCCTAGGTGCCGGAGGCGGGGCTCATCCAGCTGGGCCAATGAACGCACGAAGCGCTGGACGGTCGTTGGGCGCGAGGCCGGCGCATGGCGGACGCGGCGCTGTTCGAGTTTCTGCACATGGAGATGGTGGCGGAGCTGTGGGCGCACCACTCCGACCCTGGCCCTGGGGTGAGCGCCGGGTCCCGGGGGAAGGAGGCGCGGGCCGCGACGGCAAGGCCGGGTCTACGTCCAGGGGAGCACGGAGGGCGGTTCAACGTCCGGGGTGCaaccccggccccgcccctgcctcGCTGGGCGCTGGCTCCctcgtctgtaaagtggggactTTTGAAGGGCCGGCCTCGCGGTTACTGCCAAAAGTGAGCGACGAAGCTCCGGGCAAAGCTTAGCTCAAAGCCTAGCACAGAGTCAGGACTTGCTGCCTGGGTTGAATCCCGTCCGCTCCCCTAACTAGGAATCAGtccctgtgtgcctcagtttcctccttagTTAAATGGGCATTATAACAGTACCTCAGTCTCAGAGACCTTTACTCGTCCAACAGACACTTATTAGGCACCTACTGTATTCCAGACACGGTCTCCCTCTCCTTGCGAAAGTTAACATTTTAGTACGGGAGTCAAACAAAAATATGCCACTGGCTAGTGAGAAGTGCGATAAAGAAAATTTccgtaggaaaaaagaaaagaaaagaaaagaaaacttccgTAGAGTCCTGAAAAGAATAGGGATGGAGTGATTGATGGCGGAGGAAGGCCCTTCTGAGGAACAGAGTGTAGGAAGCAAGCCCTgtggttggggggcgggggagcattCCAGAAGGAACAACAGGGGCAAAGCCCTGAGGTAGGAGCGTGCTTGGCATCTTGGCAGTTGGTTCctagaaagaacaaatgaactcAAACTTTAAAGCCTTTCGTGCGATGTCTGGCACCTAATCAGCCCCCAGAACGTGGGAGCTCCTGTTCTAAAAATCTCTTCCCAAGAAGAAAGGGTGAGGGAGAGattaggtgcttgataaatgaaTGCTGTGATTgcttcttttcattattattgttagtaTATGATGTTGGTCTATACGCAAGGCGCTTTTTCTGGCTTAGGTTTTCTAGTTTAGGAGCCTCAGGGAAAGTGTTGCTTACAGTGGCAACATAGTTTCTTTTGGGTTCGCCTTCCCCGGGCTTCACCTAAAACTTAACAAGTGTCAGGCCCTGGGGGAGGCTCTGGGAATTACTGAACTGTACAAAAACTCTTGGCCCTGCTGGAGcttatgttggggggggggtgggtgtggggggtaCGCAGGTAAATAAGGTACATGGATAAAGTACAGTACGTTAAGGACATGctgtgagacagagagcacgGGAGAGGGATTGCGCATCGGCCTGTGTGTTGGAGAGAGGGGTTTGCAGCATCGCCCGTCCATCCTGGCTTTGAAGGCCGGACCCCAGGTGTCCCGGACATCAGCCTTTCCTCCCTCACCGCCAGCCCTCAACCAGGCCCTGCCCGTTCTCCTCCCTGAATATGGTgtcccacctctccccacctctgccctaggccggcctcctccctcctctctccgcTCATTGCACCTGTCACATCTTCACTGCGTTCACACCCATTAATCTTTCACACCTTGGCTCAAATGCCCCTTCCTCAGGGAAGCGTTCCCTGAGCCCCGGCTCAAGCCAGGTGTCCTCGTTGTGATcttgcagccccctcccctttgCCCGTGGCCGCCCCGTCCCGCTCAAGTGTGGGTCTGAACCAGGGGATCGGTAAGATCCTTTGATTCACgtccgcaccccctccccccaccagactGTGTGCCGTGAAGGCGAGGCCCGGGTCTGTGTTGATCACACGGTGGGGGCCTGTGCGCACAGTAGGTCTTGGGCGTGGCTCTGCGGAAGCAGACGCCGCCCCTGTGCCgtggagggctgggctgggcatcGGGCTCCGTAATCGTGGTAGCACCTGCCGCAAACGAGACGTGCCCTCATGGGCTTCACGCTCCTGGTTTCATTTGATCCTCCTGTCAACCCACAGAGGTCAGCACAATCCTCCCCACTTTGTAGGCTTTGTGGAGGAAGACACACAGGCTTTGATGGACGGACTGCTCGCTCTCAAGTGGCAGAGTGAGGAATGTGGAGCTACGCCTCCCGCCTCCGAAGCCTGTGCTGTAAACGCTGGCCCGCATTTCCCGGCGTGTCTTCCCTCACGCTCGCCAGGAGGATTTTTAATGGGTTTCTGTGGTCGAGCAGGTGTGGGAAATATTGGGGTTACTCAGGGGTGCTCACCACGGGCTTTCAAAGCACATCAACGTGCCAGagacccagctgccccaggaagGCCCATGCCGGGGTCCTGCCCCCCAGCTCCAGGGtggttcctgggtgcagccagggGTGAGGACTCTGACggttcccccacctcccctctgcccgGGAGCCCCGCTTTCAGGGGGCAACGTCAAGAGAACTGCTGTTTTCTCAGCCCTTCCTCTTCCACTCCcggcccttcctccctcttcctctttctgttccttctctctggTCCAACACGTGTCCTGTCTGAACCAGATGCAGGCCTCCTGTCGGGTACTTCTGGTGTCCCCAGTACAGTATTTTGTCAGAGTTTGTCCCCAGAACAGCCTTGCGAAGCCGACCTTAtcgtcccattttacagaggagggacTGAGGCGCCAGAGGGGTATTTCCCCAGGGTGCACAGCAGCGATAATCAGAGGGGAAATCAGGACTCAGGCTTCTGGCTCCAGAACTTGTCTGTGGCTTCAGGTCTGTCCCTTCCAGCAGGCGCCAAATTCCTTGAGCACAGGGATGGTGGCTCGTTCATCTGTCCCCGCAGCACACACGCCCAGGAGCTCTGGGGCTCCCCACATCCTGCCTGGTATGGTGGTTACCTGGGACTGTTGAATGGGTTTTTCTGGATGGTTACAGGTGGGATGGAAGACTAGCCAGAGGAGCCAGGAGGTCAAAGGGCCTTTGTTATCAAAGCAGGAAAAACTTGGGGAGGAAGAGGTCCCTGTGGTTTCTCCACCCCAGCAGCTTTGAAGATAAGGGGGGCCTGGGGCAAAGGAGTTAATGCCTCTGCACACCAAGGAGCCTCAGTCACCTACCTCTGTGAGCCCTGGCGGCAGCCCAGGAGCGATCCTGCTGGGCCAGACCTGCCTCCACCAAGGCCCAGTGAGTGCCCACGCCAGCCTGGGCACCTGGGATGGGTGTACCAGCTCCCAGATGGGCCCCTGCCCTCAGCAGGAGCCTGGGTTCCTGGCAGAGCGGCCCACTGGGGGCAGAGCCCTGGAGGGGGCGCAGTGCACTTGAGGCCAGGGAGCCCGTGGTGGGAGctagggctctgtcctgagagtgGTGGGAGCCACAGAAGGTTTAAGCTGAGGTGTGGGGCGTTCGGATTTACTTTTTAGACGGGCCTCCTCAGCCATGTGAATGAACCTGAATGGACCTGCAGCCAACTGGGCCCAGAGCAGAGGCAGGCGCTcagcctggggtgggaggagctAGGGGGAGAAGGTGGGATCTGGGGGTGTTTGGGGCTGCCCGGGTGGATGCGGGGGCGTGTCGGCTCATTCTTACTCCCCCGGCTCCCTCCGGACGCTTCTGGGCCTTCTGGGGCCATTCACCTGGGGAAAGCGAGAACTTTCCCTGTCCCTGCACCCTTCTGGAGGTGGGAGCCGGGGCTGCTCCGTCCCAGGTCCCCCCTCCAGGGCCGGCACAGAGGGCCGTGGGCCCGGTGGTGGTGAGCCTCGCAGATCACTGAGGGGCACAGCAGGAGAGACTGGAGGGAGCCCGGCACAGGGccccccccaactccctcccTTCAGCCCAGGGTGTTCTCTGGGAGTCAAGTGCTCAGCATGTGGGGGGGTTGTGGGGTGGCCCGGTTTGCTCGCTTTCCCACCATCCTCCTTGGAGCTCCGTGGCCCTCGTCAGTCTGGACACTTGGACCTTCCTCCAGCCGAGCACGTTCTTCTCTGTTGTCTCTGATTCTTCTTCCACGTTGTTCCACCGTGTCTTCTTGGCTCTCGGATGAACGTTGGACGTGCTGGGTCCCGTCCACGTGTCTTACAACTTTTCTCTCGTTTTTCTCTACCTCGTGTGCTTTCCTTGACGATCCGGGAGGCTTTATCCACCTTACTCGATGGTCTGTTTTTCAGCTCCCTCGTTAACAGATGCTTATTTTAGCTGCCCCACTTTCCCTTTCCAAGAGCTTCCCCTCTGTCTGTTGC
The sequence above is a segment of the Leopardus geoffroyi isolate Oge1 chromosome E2, O.geoffroyi_Oge1_pat1.0, whole genome shotgun sequence genome. Coding sequences within it:
- the BLOC1S3 gene encoding biogenesis of lysosome-related organelles complex 1 subunit 3: MASQGRRRRPPRRPETVVPGEAAETDSELSASSSEEEELYLGPSGPTRGRPTGLRVAGEAAETDSDSEPKAAPGDLPPLVVQRERAGETWGTEETPAPAPARTLLQLRLAESQARLDHDVAAAVSGVYRRAGRDVAALASRLAAAQAAGLAAAHSVRLARGDLCTLAERLDIVAGCRLLPDIRGVPGTEPEQDQGPRA
- the TRAPPC6A gene encoding trafficking protein particle complex subunit 6A isoform X1 codes for the protein MNARSAGRSLGARPAHGGRGAVRVSAHGDGGGAVGAPLRPWPWGFVEEDTQALMDGLLALKWQSEECGATPPASEACAVNAGPHFPACLPSRSPGGFLMGFCGRAGVGNIGVTQGCSPRAFKAHQRARDPAAPGRPMPGSCPPAPGWFLGAARGEDSDGSPTSPLPGSPAFRGQRQENCCFLSPSSSTPGPSSLFLFLFLLSGPTRVLSEPDAGLLSGTSGVPSTVFCQSLSPEQPCEADLIVPFYRGGTEAPEGYFPRVHSSDNQRGNQDSGFWLQNLSVASGLSLPAGAKFLEHRDGGSFICPRSTHAQELWGSPHPAWYGGYLGLLNGFFWMVTGGMED